From Neomonachus schauinslandi chromosome 12, ASM220157v2, whole genome shotgun sequence, the proteins below share one genomic window:
- the LOC110589013 gene encoding LOW QUALITY PROTEIN: CCA tRNA nucleotidyltransferase 1, mitochondrial-like (The sequence of the model RefSeq protein was modified relative to this genomic sequence to represent the inferred CDS: deleted 1 base in 1 codon), protein MLRCLNPWCRPLLSGSWSRLCFFKQYLFTMKLQSPEFQSLFTAGLKSLTELFVKENHELRRAGGAVRDLLNGVKPQDVDFATTATPAQMKDMFQAVGIRMINNKGEKHGTITARLHEENFEITTLWIDVVTDGRHAEVEFTTDWQKDAERRDLTINSMFLGFDGTLFDYFNGYEDLKNKKVRFVGHAKQRIQEDYLRILRYFWFYGRIVDKPGDHDPETLEAIAENAKGLAGISGERIWVELKKILVGLPTSASLEEFNEVSKNADGFLPKPMTLLASLCKVQDDVTKLDLRLKISKEEKNLGIFIVKNRKDLVKATDSSEPLKPYQDFIIDSRESDAMTRVCELLKYQGERGLLQQMQQWCIPPFPVSGHDIRKVGTSSGKEIGALLQQLREQWKKSGYQMEKDELLSYIKKSEN, encoded by the exons TTTACAATGAAGTTGCAGTCTCCAGAATTCCAGTCACTGTTCACAGCAGGATTGAAGAGTCTGACAGAATTATTTGtcaaagaaaatcatgaattaaGAAGAGCAGGAGGAGCAGTGAGGGATTTATTAAATGGAGTAAAGCCTCAAGATGTGGATTTTGCTACCACTGCTACCCCTGCTCAAATGAAGGACATGTTTCAGGCTGTGGGTATTCGTATGATAAacaacaaaggagaaaagcatGGAACAATTACTGCCAGGCTTcatgaagaaaattttgaaattactaCACTGTGGATTGATGTTGTCACTGATGGAAGACATGCTGAGGTAGAATTCACAACTGATTGGCAGAAAGATGCTGAACGCAGAGATCTCACTATAAATTCTATGTTTTTAGGTTTTGATGGTACCTTATTTGACTACTTCAATGgttatgaagatttaaaaaataagaaagttaggTTTGTTGGACATGCTAAACAGAGGATACAAGAAGATTATCTTCGAATTTTACGATATTTCTGGTTTTATGGGAGAATTGTAGACAAACCTGGTGACCATGATCCTGAGACTTTGGAAGCAATTGCAGAAAATGCAAAAGGCTTGGCTGGAATATCAGGAGAGAGGATTTGGgtggaattgaaaaaaattcttgttg GCTTACCTACTAGTGCC AGTTTAGAAGAATTTAACGAAGTTAGTAAAAATGCTGATGGTTTTTTACCAAAGCCAATGACTCTCTTGGCCTCATTATGCAAAGTACAGGATGATGTCACAAAATTGGATTTGAGGTTGAAGAtttcaaaagaagagaagaacCTTGGTATATTCATAGTTAAAAACAGGAAAGATTTAGTTAAAGCAACGGATAGTTCAGAGCCACTGAAACCCTATCAAGACTTCATTATAGATTCTAGGGAATCTGACGCAATGACCCGCGTGTGTGAACTCCTGAAGTACCAGGGAGAGCGGGGTCTTCTGCAGCAGATGCAGCAGTGGTGCATTCCTCCATTTCCTGTGAGTGGCCATGACATCAGAAAAGTGGGCACTTCTTCAGGAAAAGAAATTGGGGCTCTGTTGCAGCAGTTGCGAGAACAGTGGAAAAAAAGCGGCTACCAAATGGAGAAAGACGAACTCCTAAGTTACATAAAGAAGAGCGAAAATTGA